CAGAATAAGTGGAACGCCGGCCCAGGTAAAGGTTCTTGACGAATTTTTAGCATTTGCCTCAAAAAAGCCAGGTGTAAAATTTATGCGTAAGGATGACATAGCACGTTTGACACTTAGCGATAAGTCGGCACTGGTGGATAGTAATTATATGTAAAAATCAGCTACCCTCTTACCCTGTTTGACTTTAATCAAACAGGGTAAGAAAGACTTGTAGCTGTATTAAAATCAGATGTTCTTCATAATGCTCAGGTCGCGGCTTTCCTTCCATCTTCCGCGGGTAAAATCAGGGAATTTAACAGGAACATTTCCTTTGCTAACCGAAACTTCAGACAACGGAATAACCGAACTCCATGTAGCCGCATCATACACGTCCATATCCATTGGCCTGCCGTTATTCAGGCTATCAATAATCCTGTAAATAAGTACAAAATCCATTCCGCCGTGGCCTCCGTTTACCTCAATTTCCTTTTTAAGCTTGTCCCATATCGGATGTTTGTATTTACTTTTATATTCGTTGTAATCTGCCTCCTTTAAATAATCATGGCCTTTGTCAATGATTGACAGCCTGCTCGGATAACCCTGGTGGTAGGCGTGTGTTCCGCCCAGCGCGTTAATTCTGTCGTAAGCTCTTGGTGAAACTACATCGTGTTTTAATGTAATCATTCTTCCCTGATGGGTTTTTATCAGCGAGGTGTTCATATCACCCTTATGTATGGTCCCTTTAAAATTTGCATACGGATGATCAGCAGGCAGTTTTTTTATACTTTCAGACAATGAGGCTTCAAGACTGCTCATTGAGACGATGTGATCAAAACGGTCTCCCCGCAGGATATTCAGATATTGAGCGACCGGACCCAGACCGTGCATAGGATAAAGATTTCCGTCGTGTGCTATATTTTCTTTCAAACGCCAGAAATCATAATATCCTTTCGTATCAAGCAGGTAAGAATTCAGATTATGGATATAGGCAGCTTCTGCATAGGTGAGCGTACCGAAAACCTCATTCTGCACCATATTCAGCAGCCAAAGTTCTTCATCCCCGTAGCAGACATTTTCCATCATCATACAGTTCCGCTGTGTTTCTTCGGCAGTATTGACAAGTTGCCAGCATTCATCCAGCGTCAGAGCAGCCGGCACTTCAACGACCACATGTTTTCCCTGCTTCATCGCATACACAGCCATAGGCACATGATCCCGCCAGGGCGTGGCTATCACCACCAGGTCAATATCATCCCGCTTGACCATTTCTTTCCAGGAATCAATCTTCCCGCCAAAAGCAGTCGCATTCTGGCCTTTTTGTTTGAGCTTCTCAACGGCTTTTTCGGCGCGGTCCAGCTGAATATCACAAACTGCGGTTACAACCGCTTTTTCGGGAAACAAGGAAGCGAATTGCATGACGTGTCCACTGCCTCTTGCACCAATTCCGATCAGCGCAACTCTGACCTGTTTGATGGGCGCCACCTTTAAACCGATAACTGATTTTCCCGTGGCCGGGGGCGTCTTAAAGCCGGGTATTTCTTCAAATTCCGGATTAACAGCTTCCTTTTTTGAAAAGCCGTAAAGCCCGATACTGCCGAGCAGTCCTTTTTTTAAAAAACTTCTGCGTTCTTTATTTGATTTCATTAATAAGGTTGGTTAGGAATATTGCAAACTCACTGTAAAATTTCTACCCAAACTAAGTAATAAACCGATTAACACAAAATTTAAAAAATCAATAAAAACCAGCACATAACCATCCCATGAAGGATCTAATCAATTGTCTGAAAAAATCTTGGATAACAAAATCAGTCAGGCAGCCCTTAATATTTTTACAATAGCACTTTGACCATTGGTATTCCAGGTCAAAAGCAAGACTATCTGCAAGGCTAAAATTTCATCTGTGATGCGGATTGCAAGTGATTTTTGAAATTAATAGCTTTGTGACGGGCCCTTCCCCTATTTATTTCACTCCTGATGATCGACAATATACCTGAGCCGAATACCAGTTTGGCACCTGAACAAGAAGAAAAATTAAGAGAACTGACAACGCAAAGCTGGAATCTGGAACTGGTCATCTCCGGGGTCGCTATGTTTGCTGTTTTGCAATTGCCGCCAGTGCTGGATGAGGCATTTGGTTTTGTTCGTTACAATATGCTTGGGCAAACACAGGGACTTGCCGGAATAATTCCTGCACTTGCGCTGAGTATGATGAAGGCGAGCTGTTATGTGTTGTTTATTGCCTTCCTTACCAATTTTGTCATGAGGGCATTCTGGGTTGGACTGGTCGGGCTTCTGGCGGTGTATCCCAACGGCATTGACTACAAGCGGATTCCCTTTACAAACAAGCATACCCAGCAGCGTATGCGAAGTGATCTGGGGTCTTTAGAAAGCTACATTATCAGGCTTGACAGGCACTGTAACATTGTTTTTGCGGTGGCATTTCTATTTGTATTTCTACTGATTATTGTGGCTTTGTCATATGTGCTGGTACTGCTGATTTACTCGGGTTTTCAACCACTGATCCCCAACCGGTACTGGCGGGGTGTTAAAGTTGCCGCGCTGGTCTTTTTCGGCATTTTCATGCTGATTAGTATCGTAGCGGCTTTGCCTCAGGTAAGATCAAGACCCGGAATGGCAAATTTCCAGTACAAGATGCTTTCTTTTAGTAAATGGATTTACTGGGGCCTGCATAAGCCATTTAGCTATATTATTAATACCTTTTACAGTCATTTAACTCATAGTAAATTATTAAAAATCAGCGGATTGATGTCGGTCGTTTTCTTTGCGCTGATTTTCGCAGAACTTCTGACAGATTTATCTCGTGTTGACCATCGCTTGTCTTTTATGAATGGTCGTCACCTGTTTACAGCGCGGGTGGACAGCCTTTTTGTGAATCCTGACGCCTATGATAACCAAAGAGCAGACGATCAATACGTATCACAGGCTTCTATACAGGCTGATGTAATCCGTGAACCCTTTATCCGCTTGTATATTGCTTATCCCAAGGCCATGGATACGATAATGTCCCGATTGGCTGTTGAGCCGAATTGGGGTACAAATCTGCCAATCAAAGAACGACGCAAGCTTTATGCTGAATGGACTCATAAGCAGATCAACCGTCTTATTGCTGTACATATCAATGATTCGCTGTATGCTGATGCAGATCTTTTATTTACCCAACTTGGTTATCAGCAGCAACGCGGTTATCAAACGGTATTATTGCCAACAAATCTGAAAACCGGAAAAAATTATGTACGGATCGGAATTAAACCTGATTCTTTAAAAAAAGAAGAAAATATAGCCAACATTCCTTTTTGGTATGTACCCGAACAATAAGCTGAAAACATGCAGAATGGTTCTGGCTTATGAACATCTTTTATTATCTGATGATAATGTACTCCGGTTTTTATTAGAAGAACTGCCGGATATGCTTTAAGTCTGCATTTTCCCGTAATCAGTGCTAATTTTTTCAGTTTAAGATCAACCTGGCTGATAATGACCAATGGATTGAAATGCTTTTTCCATTGGCGAAACCAGCAATTATTCCGACTCACAACTTATAATAACTGAGTTCCTGATAGCATGAAATTGAATCCGGCAAGTTTAATGTAAGATTTTTAATAGTGTCATTATTTTCAAAAAGGTTATTTTCGCAGATAATGGATTCTAAAAAGTATCCAGGCCTCTGAGGCTGGCGATTCCGGATAAAACACTGTTATTGACTCCATTTAATTTTCAATACAACTATACACAATTATTAATGCATACTTATTTACCATTTTTACTGGCC
The nucleotide sequence above comes from Dyadobacter subterraneus. Encoded proteins:
- a CDS encoding Gfo/Idh/MocA family protein is translated as MKSNKERRSFLKKGLLGSIGLYGFSKKEAVNPEFEEIPGFKTPPATGKSVIGLKVAPIKQVRVALIGIGARGSGHVMQFASLFPEKAVVTAVCDIQLDRAEKAVEKLKQKGQNATAFGGKIDSWKEMVKRDDIDLVVIATPWRDHVPMAVYAMKQGKHVVVEVPAALTLDECWQLVNTAEETQRNCMMMENVCYGDEELWLLNMVQNEVFGTLTYAEAAYIHNLNSYLLDTKGYYDFWRLKENIAHDGNLYPMHGLGPVAQYLNILRGDRFDHIVSMSSLEASLSESIKKLPADHPYANFKGTIHKGDMNTSLIKTHQGRMITLKHDVVSPRAYDRINALGGTHAYHQGYPSRLSIIDKGHDYLKEADYNEYKSKYKHPIWDKLKKEIEVNGGHGGMDFVLIYRIIDSLNNGRPMDMDVYDAATWSSVIPLSEVSVSKGNVPVKFPDFTRGRWKESRDLSIMKNI